The nucleotide window ACCTTTTCCCAGGGATGGCCTTGTGCTGGCTCCATATGGAGAACACAGGGCATGCCACTCCTATAACACTTAGCCCCAGAGCAGGCAGAGGGATGGCTGCACTTAATTTCTCTTGGTCTGTAATTAGATTTAAATCTTAAAGTTCCAGAGTCACGATTTGACAGAGATTCTGGGGACagtgaagaaggggaagaagaagtgGGCGAGGGGACCCCACAGAGCAGCGCCCCAACGGAAGGAGACTACGTGCCTGACTCCCCAGCCCTGTCGCCCATTGAACTAAAACAAGAGCTGCCCAAGTACCTGCCGGCCTTGCAGGTCAGACCCCGCCCCACCTCTCCCATCTACAGATGCAGTAGGTGCTATAGAAGGGAAAGATGCTTTTTGGTGCTGATGTGGCTCCTGAGATGCTGATTGACATTCTCCATACAGTCTGGCTAGTCGTGATTCCAGACGTGGTCCTTCCTTATGCCTGGCTTGATCCCTAGATAGGGCAGGGGATTTAGCCTGAGTGCATAGGTCTGAAAATTTTTGTTTAGGAGAAAAACTAGTGAGTATTTGACACTGCCTGGAAAATTTAGAGGGTGTGGTCATCCTGAGTGCCTGACCACTGCTGTGAGCCCTGTCACCTGCCCTCCAGTGAGTTAGCATTTCCAAACAGTTGAGTCTAGCTACAGACCACACAGAGTGGTGGTATTCCAGTCCATGGTATGCATGGAAGGTTGGCACAAGCAGACCATGCCCTCTGTAGAGTGGCATAGTTCACCAGGAAGAGGATGCTTCTATTCATGCCAGTTCAATTAATAGAAAAGTGGTGGGTGGGTGGTCTcggaagaaacagagaaaagaacaagTTGTTTCTattcacaccagcaatgcatACTTGGTTCTTCTGAAGTTACTTAGGCTAGTTTTCCAGGACACCTGTCATGTACTAAGTGCTGTCAAATATGCCTACCTCCTCCACAGGGGTGCCGGAGTGTAGAGGAGTTCCAGTGCCTAAACAGGATTGAAGAAGGCACCTATGGAGTAGTCTACAGAGCAAAGGACAAGAAAACAGGTAGGTTATCTATTAAGGGACAGGGACTAGTCAGCAGAAAGCTCTGGCCTACCCTGGGGCAAGGAGTCAATCTTGAGTTGGTTGCCCCTGTGTTGGTACAAGGTCAGTCTTGGGAGTTCTAGCAGGCAGTGGTTCCCCTGGAGAGCCTTCCTTGGTCTTCGTGCAGACTCAGGAAGGCAGGCTGGGTGCCTTGCCCGCAGCTGGTCTGCAGCTGGCCTGCAGTGTGCTGTGCCATGTGCCAGCCCATGGTTAGACGTGGACTCACATTCGCATGCTCCATTGGATCCTTAGAAGCAGCCCACTCTTTGCCTGGAGCCAGTTCTCAGGCCTCTCTATACTTCCATACCTGACACCAGGCccatctctggctggcctgggactccctgtgtagaccagaatggccttcatctgcctgcctcccaagtggtgggattagagataatgtaccaccatgtctggcttgtcttattatttttgagacagggtctccctgaaTACTCATGGTTGGCCTGGGACTTTCTACCTTGACCAAGCTGGCTTTAAACTTCCAGagtcttcctgagtgctgggattaagggtgtacgCCAACACACCTAGAGCTGTTTTCTCAGctgcttggggttttgtttgtttggtttggttgttgttgtttaagatttatttatttattatgtatacagtgttctgcctgcctgtacaCCTGTACACCAGATATGGGCACCATATCTgataaatggctgtgagccaccatgtggttctggtaattgaactcaggacttctagaagagcagccagtgctcttaacctctgagccatctctccagccccttacatgatttattacatttatgtgtATACCTGGGGAGGAGGGATTTCATGTGCTCATTAgtacagatgcccacagaggccacaaaCGGTTATTGGGGTCCTTAGAAGTGCAGTTACAGGAAACTGTGAGCCACTCAGCACAGGTGCTAAGACACAAGACTCGGAAGtgtggtggttttggtttttcaagacagagtttctcttaactttggagtctgtcctggaactaggtctcgtagacaaggctggccttgaacttacagagatccacgggcctctgcctcccaagtactgggatttgttttgttttgttttgtttttcaagacagggtttctttgtagctttggagcctgtccaggaactaacTCTTGaagccgagtgctgggattaaaggcctacaccaCCACTGCTGGAAGAACAGCAGCAAAACTctctttaactgctgaaccattgctccagctcctttatataatgtttttttctttttgttttgtttgttagtttgtttgttttttcgagacagggtttctctgtgtgacagcccttgCTGTCTTGGAGCAAACtgttctagatcaggctggccttgaactcacagagatcctcttgcctctgtctcctgagtgctgggattaaggcatgcaccaccaccaccacccgggtacatgattttttaaaatttatccccGGCAGTTTTGCAATTGTATGTAAAATATCTTGATTATGTCTGCCCCCAACGTATTCTCTGTTCACACACAACCCCCATTTTCCTAACTAAGTCTGTTTAGTTAGTGCTACCAGCATGTTCCTGGGTGTGGGTCCATCCACTGGAGCCCCAGCTGCCAACAGTAGACCACACCTAGGAAGAAACTCCCTACCCAAGTGCTATCAACTGGCAGTAATAGCTCTTCCACTCGGGAGGGGTCTCATGAGCCCTCCCAAATGTTGAAATGGTGACTAGCTTGATCTTGTGTGGGTAAccagctgctgtgagctcatgaACACAGAGCCTTGTTGTGTCTAAAGATGGCATTTTACAGcactctccctccttcagctcttccgttctttcctcctcctcttcatgaTGTTCTTGGAGCCCAGGACTGAGGATGGTCTAAGTGTCCCATTTAGGCCTGAGCagttatgggtctctgcatcaacCACTGccagaagaaacttctctgaccaaggttAAAAGCAGCACTAACTCatgagtataaaaataaatatttggaagacGGTTTGACAATGAGaacatttagcaaaacaacaataataagtTCCCTCCTTGGGCTTATGCCTTTCCCAGTCATGAGCAGATTTACTGCATCGGGTATAAATTCTCTTCTGTGGAGAAATCTATGCCGAAATCCATTGGATATCCCTAACAGTCATGTTTCTATTTGCTCCAGTGGGCACATTTCGTCTGCAAGTTGGTGTTATGGCATGCAGGGTTCAGCACTGTGAAGGGTGAAGCCAGTGAGTGCTGTGTCTTCTCCAGCAGCCTGCATAGCGTCTCCCAACACTGAAAGTTTCCTCCCTGGTCAGTTCCAGCCTGGTGTCTTGATGTCCTGCACTCAGAGTGTATGCTGTATTCAGCAGTAAGGTCTCACCATCTTTTTATGGTGGGAAACTAAGAATTAGCAATAGTCTGTCTTGTGTTTGGGGACTCCTAAGGCCTTCATGACCACTCACTTGTAGGGAGATACCCGTGCCCAGCGCTTGATTTTCATTTCATAACCCATGTTTTCTCTGCAGCACTGTCCACCTTCGGAGGGCCCGTCGGTAGGTGCAACAGTCGGGTCACATCCAGCCATGCCAGGGAGACTCCTTTGTTGGTTGTCTGATAAGGGGTctggagatggctccgtggttaagattggtttgattcccagcactcacgtggtggCTCTCAGCGGTCCAACTCCAGTGTCAAGGGATTCggtcctctctggcctctgtgggacaCAGCGTACGTGCAGGGGAAATACCTGTATGCATAAAATGAGCTAAAACTGTAAAATCTAGTATGTGTCCATGAGAGTTTTTCATACTTCTGTGTTTTGTTAGCCTGCTCCTCGTTCTTTCCTCTCTAGCCCCGAGTAAACccttagttttgttgttgttgcttttctttgtttttttgaggcataatctcactatgtggccctggatgtctggagctcattctgtggaccacctgcctctgcctccagctctcCCCCTAATTTAATATCATATCACATGTATTCTCCTATCCCCTGCTCACATTAAAGCCTGTTCTTCCCTCCTGTAATGGGAATCCCTCGTTCTGGAGATTCCGTTTCTCTGTTATTGGCCTCAAGTGATCCAGATgctattcagaaagtccttacCTATGCCTGTATTTTGAAATGTACTCCCTACTTCCTCAGTTGGAGAAGACAAAGGAGAGCATGTTAATTCACAGTGTCTTAACCAACTGAAACATCACATAATACTGCCCGGCTTCCATATGAATCCTAAgattgttcccccccccccccccttcgttttgttttattgagagggtttttctgtatagccctgactgtcctgcaactcattttgtggaccagggtggccttgaactcacatagatccgcctgcctctgcttcaagtgctgggattaaaggcgtgcgcccccaccgtctggcctttttttttttctttttttcgtttttaaaatttttttttaattatcagtatgtgtgtgtacgtttaGCTTCCTCTAGGAAGGCCAGAGGAATTGAATCCTCCTatatctggagttacaggcagtgggtgctcttaaccactgaaccatctttccagccccaaatctttttaatttcttttcagaattctcaTATCTTTTGTGTGGTTTATCCCAAGGTggggattgtttttgtttgttagttggGGCTACCCTAGACCTCACTATGTGGTCCAGATTGTCTCCAGTTCctagagagccacctgcctttgcctccagaagcactggggtcaaaggtgttgtgaatggaattgtttttctggtatctttctcGGTGTGTTTGCCATTGGTATATGGGAAGCTATTGATTTTTGTGTTAAGTTTGTCTCCCACCACTTTCCTGAAAAGGAGTATCTTGTGGAGTCTTTAGTGTCTCCTGTTATCTTATTAGGGTTACGACTTtggtgatgaaacaccatgacaaaaagccggctggggaggaaagggttttacacttccacattataATCTTACTGGGATCCTGCAGGTGTTCATACAGGCAATGATCCGAGAAGAGATGAGAATAAAACTTGATTCAGATCGACTTGTCAACCTGGTCTAGACTTGGGAAAGTCTAATGTAGGTGGTTCATCGTCAGCATATTTAAAATGGCACAATTTGGGGGAAAGTTTCCAGGCAACAATCATTCCAATTCTAGGTGCACATAAAGCTTAAGGTTTAACTACACAGAAATGCCTTTTCAAAGTACAAGTGACCGTGAGGGTGGATTCTCTGGCTGGCTAAAAGGTCTAGTGTGGTCTCAAATAGCATAGAGATCAGCAGGCTATAGAATAAAGTGTGACACCTCCCTAAGGACGGGTTTAGCTGGGAGCTAAAGATAACAGTCTAGGGAGGGAGGGTCTGGGGTAAACATTCTGGGAAGTTGGGTGAGGTCACCAAGGCTATTGGCAAAATCCGCTCTCTGCCTTCTGGATGGAATGTGGGTATCTTACCTACTTCACTGAGAAGGCACCGCTGTGTGTTTGTTCCTGGTTTCCCTGGCAATACATGGCTGCAGGGCCCTTGTGTCCCCAACAGTCACCCATCACTATtggaagtcgggacaggaactgTTGCAGAGAccttggaggggtgctgcttactagtttgctcagcctgctttcttatagaacccagggatggcactacccacaatgggctgggtgcCCTACAGCTGGTGGTGGTACATATGGTTgtatcactaaatgagaaaatgctgatCGTAACATCTGTAAatttatattctctttttttaGAGGCTTCTGATACTATATGGAATAAGAGTGGTGGGCTCCCTGTATTGTTCCTCATATCAGtggaaatgtttgtttgtttgtttgtttgttttttgatgtgtATAAGTATTTTACTTGCATGACTAtctaccatgtgtatgcctggtgcctcaggccagaagaggacattgggtcctctggaaataCAGTTAAGATGGCTGTAATTGACCATGTTGGCACTGGGATCAAACCTGGGTTTCGGCAAGGGtggtaagtactcttaactgctgagccatctccaaccAAGCCCTGGAAATGCTTTTGAGTTAATTGTAAACGTAGCACATTTATCCTTTATCACATTGAGATTTGTTCCTTCAGGAATTTTAACATGaaagatgttggattttgtcaaaaagCCTTTCTTGGCATCTATAAGATAACCATGTAATTTAtcacatttattgattttatatcaAACCATCCCTGCATATTTGGATAAAAAGCCAGTTAGATCATGgtggattatctttttttttttttttttttttttttttggtttttcgagacagggtttctctgtggctttggagcctgtcctggaactagctctgtagaccaggctggtctcgaactcacagagatccgcctgcctctgcctccagagtgctgggattaaaggcgtgcgtcaccaccgcccggcctgaattatctttttgatgtgttcctgaattcattttgcatttatgtggttggttggttggttggttggttggttggttagttggttggtttgagGCAGCCCTTTCTATGTaaccctggaactcaccatgtagatcagactgaccttggAATCACTGAGATCTATCTCTACTCTCAAATGTTGAGATTGAAGGCATATGTCACTACATCTAACTATGttggtgttttggtttggttttggttttggggacATTGTTCCGCTCTCTGGCCTCAGATGTGTGGCATTCCTTCTACCTCAGcttctccagtgttgggattacaagcatgagccaccatacccaggtTATACAATTTTCTTTACAGATGAAATCGTGGCTCTGAAGCGGctaaagatggagaaggagaaggaaggcttCCCAATCACGTCGCTGAGGGAGATCAACACCATCCTCAAGGCCCAGCATCCCAATATCGTCACTGTCAGAGTGAGGCTCAGTCTCCACATTTGGCATGCCCTGCCTGTGTGGGAGGTTTATCCCTTGAAGGGACAAGGGAGAAGGTTCCGGCATTGTAGGATCAGGTGTTAGCAGCTCCAATGATACCTGCTTCCCAAGAAGTCTTAGTAGGTCCAGAATCAGTGTTtgccagggtgggggtggaggtagaAACCACACCCAGAACCCATAGATTGACTGTTAATTCCTAGGAAATCGTTGTGGGAAGCAATATGGACAAGATCTACATCGTGATGAACTATGTTGAACATGACCTCAAGAGCCTAATGGAGACTATGAAGCAGCCCTTCCTGCCAGGTATGGCTGCACACCCCCCAGACAGTCATAGGGACAGAGCACATGTGATCCTGTCTGTATGAGCTCAGAGTCTCCCTGGGCTGGGAGTGTTCCTAGGATGAACCTGTCCCCCCAGAAGTCTAGTTGCtgctgggctacacagataaCCCTGAGACCTGGGCCCTTTTGCAGGGGTGTTGGGAGCTCATGGGGCAAAGGAAGAATGTGTGTGACCTCATTACTCCCACAGGGGAGGTGAAGACCCTGATGATCCAACTGCTGAGTGGGGTGAAACACCTCCACGACAACTGGATCCTGCACCGTGACCTTAAGACCTCCAACCTTCTGCTGAGCCATGCTGGCATTCTCAAGGTGAGCCCCGTacttaccccaccccaccccaccccacccctggagCCCTGTCCTACAGGGCTTACAGGCCGCCCTGTCTCTGTTACAGGTGGGTGACTTTGGGCTTGCTCGGGAGTATGGCTCACCCCTGAAGGCCTACACTCCAGTGGTCGTCACCCTGTGGTATCGCGCCCCAGAACTGCTGCTTGGTGCTAAGGTGGGTTTAAAAAGGGGTCTGAGAGCAAGCCTGTGGCTGACCCTGAGCCTCAGGCGTCTGAACCCTGTGCTCTGGGCTTTAGGAGTACTCTACTGCTGTGGACATGTGGTCAGTGGGCTGCATCTTTGGAGAGCTGCTGACACAGAAGCCTCTGTTTCCTGGGAAGTCAGACATCGACCAGATCAACAAGGTTTTCAAGGTGAGTGTTAGGGATGGCCTGTCTTTCTAGAGAACGACTTGCAATGTGTGTGCAGAACTGGGATCAGGATTGGTACCCCGGCCATGCTGGTCTTTTGGTGGCCTCTCTGATAAGAAGTGACATGTGGGCACCATGAAGGGCATGTCTAATTCAGACATCCCTGTTTTTCAGGACCTGGGAACTCCCAGCGAGAAAATCTGGCCAGGCTATAATGACCTCCCAGCAGTCAAGAAGATGACCTTCAGCGAGTATCCCTATAACAACCTCCGCAAGCGATTTGGGGCTTTGTTATCAGATCAGGGCTTTGATCTCATGAACAAGTAAGTCTGAGGGTGGCATAGTTGGCAGCCACTGGGCTCCAGGCTGATTTCTCTTGCAGAACTGCCATGGGGCCTGGAAGCCCCCAGAATGCCAGGTTGTAGGAGACGCTGAGGCCCAGTGGGTCTCATCTTCCTTCTCAACCTAGCCCCACAAGTTTCCaccaagaggcttggctctgtcTGTGATGGCCGTGTGTGCCCTGATCTCCTATGTCGTTCTCTTCAGGTTCCTGACCTACTACCCTGGGAGGAGGATCAGTGCAGAAGACGGCCTGAAACACGAGTATTTCCGAGAGACCCCCCTCCCCATTGACCCGTCCATGTTCCCCACGTGGCCCGCCAAGAGTGAGCAGCAGAGAGTGAAGAGAGGCACCAGTCCACGGCCCCCTGAGGGCGGCCTGGGCTACAGCCAGCTGGGTGATGACGACCTGAAGGAGACGGGCTTCCACCTCACCACCACCAACCAGGGAGCTTCAGCTGCTggccctggcttcagtctcaAGTTCTGAGGTCAGATTGACTGACCTTGGCCAGCTAGATTGGTGACAGGCAGACCTGAATCAGggcaactttcttttttttttttttttatgttgtttgttttggggtgggTTGAAAATTTGTAGAATTAAATCACATTTTTCCTTCTGGAAAGGAAAGAGTTTTCAGAGTTGTCTAACTTGCCTCGTGAAAAAGGGTGAGCATCTGGAGGTGCCAGAATAGATGGCCCACCCCTCCGCGTAGTGAGGCCCGGTCTGGAGCGAGCTGGAGTTGTCTGCTTGTCAGTCTGGGAGGCTGGTGGCTTGTGTGCTATGCGTGAGGCGGCCTGCATCTCGCTGGAGTAACTAAGCCAGACCCATCCACCACAAGCTTTGGCTCTCAGAACCAGGTGTGGGACAACTTTAGCCACAGTGGGTTTTTATACATGAGGTTGTTAGATGTTTTAAGTAGTAAACTATTCTTGGAGGAAGCTTTTGTATGTCTTCTTTTCCCCCATCATGCTGGCTCCCAGTTGGGCCCTAAGTGCTTGTGACTGCTTGGGGCCCCTACCTCTGTCCACGCTGATCCTCAGCCTCTCCACACTGAAGCCTCACCCAGGGCCCACATCCCTCTCACACACCCTAGGGGATACTGCTGACCCCTGGGTTTCATTTTACCCCACTGCTCCAGGGGCCAGGTTGGCAAAGCAGAAATAAGTGAGTACTGACCCCAGCACCCCCACATCCAGATGGCAGAGACCggccttccctcttcccaatgaAACAGCACAAGAGACATCAGAGAGAAAGTGCTTTATCTGCTGGCTGTTCGCAGGCTCAGCTCCTCAGTCGCACGCGCCAGGAGTAGGTGGTGAGCACACGCTGGTGCCGGCGCACCACACACGTGTAGGTGCCTTCGTTGACTGCGTTGGCAATGATGCTCAGCTGTGCCTCG belongs to Microtus pennsylvanicus isolate mMicPen1 chromosome 13, mMicPen1.hap1, whole genome shotgun sequence and includes:
- the Cdk11b gene encoding cyclin-dependent kinase 11B isoform X4 — encoded protein: MNVGNAIEKNRIKLAGNGKDRRGGKWQENIPGEKVSAHHRTMREDYSDKGKVGHWSRSPLRPPRERFEMGDNRKPVKEEKMEERDLLSDLQDISDSERKTSSAESSSAESGSGSEEGEEEEEEEEEEEGSTSEESEEEEEEDEEEEEEETGSNSEEASEQSAEEVSEEEMSEDEDRENENHILVVPESRFDRDSGDSEEGEEEVGEGTPQSSAPTEGDYVPDSPALSPIELKQELPKYLPALQGCRSVEEFQCLNRIEEGTYGVVYRAKDKKTDEIVALKRLKMEKEKEGFPITSLREINTILKAQHPNIVTVREIVVGSNMDKIYIVMNYVEHDLKSLMETMKQPFLPGEVKTLMIQLLSGVKHLHDNWILHRDLKTSNLLLSHAGILKVGDFGLAREYGSPLKAYTPVVVTLWYRAPELLLGAKEYSTAVDMWSVGCIFGELLTQKPLFPGKSDIDQINKVFKDLGTPSEKIWPGYNDLPAVKKMTFSEYPYNNLRKRFGALLSDQGFDLMNKFLTYYPGRRISAEDGLKHEYFRETPLPIDPSMFPTWPAKSEQQRVKRGTSPRPPEGGLGYSQLGDDDLKETGFHLTTTNQGASAAGPGFSLKF
- the Cdk11b gene encoding cyclin-dependent kinase 11B isoform X3, with amino-acid sequence MSQSDDRDSKRDSLEEGELRDHRMEITIRNSPYRREDSMEDRGEEDDSLAIKPPQQMSRKEKAHHRKDEKRKEKRRHRSHSAEGGKHARVKEKEREHERRKRHREEQDKARREWERQKRREMAREHSRRERDRLEQLERKRERERKMREQQKEQREQKERERRAEERRKEREARREVSAHHRTMREDYSDKGKVGHWSRSPLRPPRERFEMGDNRKPVKEEKMEERDLLSDLQDISDSERKTSSAESSSAESGSGSEEGEEEEEEEEEEEGSTSEESEEEEEEDEEEEEEETGSNSEEASEQSAEEVSEEEMSEDEDRENENHILVVPESRFDRDSGDSEEGEEEVGEGTPQSSAPTEGDYVPDSPALSPIELKQELPKYLPALQGCRSVEEFQCLNRIEEGTYGVVYRAKDKKTDEIVALKRLKMEKEKEGFPITSLREINTILKAQHPNIVTVREIVVGSNMDKIYIVMNYVEHDLKSLMETMKQPFLPGEVKTLMIQLLSGVKHLHDNWILHRDLKTSNLLLSHAGILKVGDFGLAREYGSPLKAYTPVVVTLWYRAPELLLGAKEYSTAVDMWSVGCIFGELLTQKPLFPGKSDIDQINKVFKDLGTPSEKIWPGYNDLPAVKKMTFSEYPYNNLRKRFGALLSDQGFDLMNKFLTYYPGRRISAEDGLKHEYFRETPLPIDPSMFPTWPAKSEQQRVKRGTSPRPPEGGLGYSQLGDDDLKETGFHLTTTNQGASAAGPGFSLKF
- the Cdk11b gene encoding cyclin-dependent kinase 11B isoform X2 → MGDEKDSWKVKTLDEILQEKKRRKEQEEKAEIKRLKNSDDRDSKRDSLEEGELRDHRMEITIRNSPYRREDSMEDRGEEDDSLAIKPPQQMSRKEKAHHRKDEKRKEKRRHRSHSAEGGKHARVKEKEREHERRKRHREEQDKARREWERQKRREMAREHSRRERDRLEQLERKRERERKMREQQKEQREQKERERRAEERRKEREARREVSAHHRTMREDYSDKGKVGHWSRSPLRPPRERFEMGDNRKPVKEEKMEERDLLSDLQDISDSERKTSSAESSSESGSGSEEGEEEEEEEEEEEGSTSEESEEEEEEDEEEEEEETGSNSEEASEQSAEEVSEEEMSEDEDRENENHILVVPESRFDRDSGDSEEGEEEVGEGTPQSSAPTEGDYVPDSPALSPIELKQELPKYLPALQGCRSVEEFQCLNRIEEGTYGVVYRAKDKKTDEIVALKRLKMEKEKEGFPITSLREINTILKAQHPNIVTVREIVVGSNMDKIYIVMNYVEHDLKSLMETMKQPFLPGEVKTLMIQLLSGVKHLHDNWILHRDLKTSNLLLSHAGILKVGDFGLAREYGSPLKAYTPVVVTLWYRAPELLLGAKEYSTAVDMWSVGCIFGELLTQKPLFPGKSDIDQINKVFKDLGTPSEKIWPGYNDLPAVKKMTFSEYPYNNLRKRFGALLSDQGFDLMNKFLTYYPGRRISAEDGLKHEYFRETPLPIDPSMFPTWPAKSEQQRVKRGTSPRPPEGGLGYSQLGDDDLKETGFHLTTTNQGASAAGPGFSLKF
- the Cdk11b gene encoding cyclin-dependent kinase 11B isoform X1; protein product: MGDEKDSWKVKTLDEILQEKKRRKEQEEKAEIKRLKNSDDRDSKRDSLEEGELRDHRMEITIRNSPYRREDSMEDRGEEDDSLAIKPPQQMSRKEKAHHRKDEKRKEKRRHRSHSAEGGKHARVKEKEREHERRKRHREEQDKARREWERQKRREMAREHSRRERDRLEQLERKRERERKMREQQKEQREQKERERRAEERRKEREARREVSAHHRTMREDYSDKGKVGHWSRSPLRPPRERFEMGDNRKPVKEEKMEERDLLSDLQDISDSERKTSSAESSSAESGSGSEEGEEEEEEEEEEEGSTSEESEEEEEEDEEEEEEETGSNSEEASEQSAEEVSEEEMSEDEDRENENHILVVPESRFDRDSGDSEEGEEEVGEGTPQSSAPTEGDYVPDSPALSPIELKQELPKYLPALQGCRSVEEFQCLNRIEEGTYGVVYRAKDKKTDEIVALKRLKMEKEKEGFPITSLREINTILKAQHPNIVTVREIVVGSNMDKIYIVMNYVEHDLKSLMETMKQPFLPGEVKTLMIQLLSGVKHLHDNWILHRDLKTSNLLLSHAGILKVGDFGLAREYGSPLKAYTPVVVTLWYRAPELLLGAKEYSTAVDMWSVGCIFGELLTQKPLFPGKSDIDQINKVFKDLGTPSEKIWPGYNDLPAVKKMTFSEYPYNNLRKRFGALLSDQGFDLMNKFLTYYPGRRISAEDGLKHEYFRETPLPIDPSMFPTWPAKSEQQRVKRGTSPRPPEGGLGYSQLGDDDLKETGFHLTTTNQGASAAGPGFSLKF